AAAAGGCTCCATGAGAAAAAGAATGGAGTTCCTTGATTTTGATTAACTTGCCCACCCATTTTATCGTGGGTTCAGGCCATGTCTGCGAATTTTAGTGCGACAGTGACCCGAGGTTTTCACCTATATAGGAGTGCAAACAAGAAGAGAAGTCATATCAGTTCTGAGGACTCATTGAGTGGAAGTTGTGTTCTGGGTCTACTAGATGTGTGGCAATGTCGATGATCTTTCCCTGTTTCATTTGGATTTGATTGATACGTGCAAGCATGGTTTCGGGTTCTGCAGAACTGATTCGGAATTTAGATTTGCAGTTGTTTCTCTGTTGAACATAATTAGTTTTGATTTTCCATGGGTTGTTAACCGTTGTGGAGGTACACATTTCATGGCACATTCAGTGTTATTACATCTGTAAGATATTCATGTTCAAAtccttattatatttatataagaTCTGTATGATCAAGCCAAATCAATGGATCATCAAATCTGAAGTCTTAACATATTAGTATGTGAAACGATGTTTGAACAATCCTCGGTCGCTTCGGATACATAAACATGTAAAAACTCAGAATGAACATTGAGCTAATACAACCATAACATTACAGCAGCAAATGCTTATGCTTCTTCAGGGAAAGTAAGCAGCGTTATGAGAGCCTCGTAACCaggaaaaagaggaagaagatcgGAGCGTTTTGCCAACTCGAAATCCTGGAACTGAAAGGCAGGTGCACAAGTACATCCCACGAGAGAGTAGTGAGTCTCGGCATCCCTTGGAGCAGCTTTGAGCAATGCCCCTTCTGATGAAATGCTGTAGTCCTTTGTTGGGAAGGAACCAAACCATACATTTGGAGGCACTGTGTACTGGGGTTGCTGATCCGCTCCCAAATCGGGTCCGAGGCAGGTTAACTTGACCTTCCCATCTTCCCCCAACTCCACGACCTGATAGCAGATACAGCGGTGTTACAGAGCAGAAATTTTACATTATCTGTTTCTCTATAAACATTTAAATGCTTCCCACAACTACCAAACGGAAAACATAGCGCAGAAATCTGATGAGAAATCTCAACCCGGAGTTCACAGTGAAATGAATCATTTTGAGTGCAAGAGTAGGCAAGATATAAGATCAAAGTACAACGAATCATTTGGACAGCAAATGTAAGATTATCTATCTTAATTCAAAAGCCGAGGCCGAGTATCAACTATCAACCAATTTAGCTGAAAACCTACACAATTCCGAGCAAATGTTTGTACGGTAAGATGGTTATGCATCATATGAATATCTTGAAATGAGTACAGAAATGACATGTGAATGCAGATGATTCAATCGTTCAGTGAGCCGTGATTCGAGGTGTACCATAATGGGCTCTCCGAGATAAAAATGCCAGGTTTCTGCCATTGGTATACGATGAAGGCGAGATACACTCCCAGACGGCAGCAAGAAGTAGATAGATGAACTCACAGGGCGCTCAACCTTGTCTGCAGATAAACTACACTTATGTTAGTAAAAGAAAGTGGTACAAATAATACAACCACAATTCCCATACATTACAATTGGACTCAATCCTATATCAAAATTCAATTGGGCTAAAAAGATTCTCACATCCCACGTATGAATGCGGATATGCTGTCGATACATTGTAGATAATAATACTATTGACACTATCGATACTTCAACTTTACAATTGTCGACAAGCGATCAATATGATTAAAAGTGCAGTTAACACATAGGAGAATGCATGTCGCACTTTATCACAGCGGCGAAAAGCAATCATATCTATGCACCATAGTTACGGGTTCAATCTCCAAAGATTCCCTTCCCTCCTCTTTAATAACTAACAATTTAACCCACTAAACGCTATcgttcatttaaaaaaaaaaaacacacaggAGAATGATTGCTTGCATACGAGCCTTAAATTCCAATAACAAAAAATCCAATTTCATAAAACACAACACATTAATCCATACAAACCAATCTATTTCACTACTTAGGAGCTtccaaagattttccaaaaattATAAATCCAAGATCAATATGCAGATAACAATAAAACCCAATACATaatgaaacaaaaatcaaatattcaaaattcaaatcattTGTAAACCATGAAAATTCACAGGAATGAATGAATGAGAAGCAGAAGCGAGAAAATCTTACAGTCTGGGGGAAGCTGACACAATGGCAGGGCAATGGAAGTATCTCTGAAAGTTTCGAAATAAAAGCCACCTTCAGGGTGGGGATTCAGTTTCAGTTTAGCTACAATCTCTGATGCAGTTCCCATGTTCCTTCCTGGGATCTTTAAACTCTTCGTCTTCCTCTGACAACAGCCACTATATTCGATTGTGATCTGTGTTTGGTACCTCTTTAACATGTGGTAGGTTTTGGCGATTTGACAAACCGACATATAAAAATAGTAAAAGGGAGCTACTTTCTTTGGTCAGACATGGCAGCCGAAACCCAACAACGCCAGAACCTGTCGACCCATATGGGATAAGTGGGTTTGGGCTTTCATCGGAGTAAACTTTTATTGTATCCGAGACACTATGCAGTGTTATTATTTATCGTAAATTATAATATTTGtaatctttttttattaatatacttTAAATATGAGATGTAATAAAATTCGTCGTCTACTGATATTATATAACATGTGAATAATAACACCGTGCGACAATGTTCTAGTACATGCAAAAATTTCTTCCTCAATTGACGAACACATGGGCCAAAAAAGCTTGCCTACTCTAAAAATATACACgtttttctctatttctcttcATATGTGACTTGCTGACTGTATacatgagagaagagaaagaaacaaatatataCACTCCCTGACATGCAACTATATGCAAGTTCTTGTCTACGTAACCAATTTCTTCATGAACAGTGATTAATTTTCACCATAAGACTCGCGTTTTCTTGGCATGTCCTTGCATTCTTTTTCGATAATTATAAGGAATGGAACATAACCTCAAGTACAGTACAGGAGAAAAACTTTACGTGATGAGAGATGCAGATACATGGGTGTAACGCATGCGTTAAATTTAAAAACGGTTGCTCTTAATTATTTTGAGATAGAAGTTATTTGCATCGTCGTATTTATTTCTCTATTTTATTATCGTTTTCGGCTCGTATGTAACTTTTGATTATCGCTAGACTACCTAATTTATTCACCAAATGTTATTCGTTGTGGCAGTTTTCTTATAATTCAATCTTATTTATTTCTAAAATGTAGATTTACTGATTGATACAGTCAGCATAAAACATAGATGTTGGCAACGTCTTTGGCAGTTTTGAAAGCTtgataaatgaaaaataaataaaatcatgtGATACATGTATGTTTAGTCAATCAACATGTAAGTAGGTGAATGAATCTGTGTGTTAGTATTcctaaaaaaaaacgaaaattatgATTATGGTTCCTTCTCTgtacaactaaaaaaaaaagaataaaaaaaaacaagaactaAGATCCAAACCTTCCTCCAAAATAGAAATATCACTTAATTTATTCAGTATTTTTCACTAAATTCCATTTTTCCTCCCTTGTTCCAACCCAGCACTCTCTCTCCTACCCTTTTTTTAACTCACCTATATAtatggtaagaaaaaaaaaaaaacttcctgAATTAgcacccttttttaatttagtATTTTTCACTCGTTTTCCGTTTGCTTCTGTGGTTGCAGTAACACTCTCTGATCCCTTCATCAGCCCTTTCAATTTCTCACCTTTGTAAGAAAATCCCATTTGTATTGAAGTAAATCCATTGAAGAATATATAGCAAGcatattagcatatatatatttttatatatatgcatgcctGCAAGCTTCTCAAGCTTGTACCTCTTCAATCCTCCTAATGGCTTCGC
This is a stretch of genomic DNA from Malus domestica chromosome 02, GDT2T_hap1. It encodes these proteins:
- the LOC103451397 gene encoding uncharacterized protein, whose protein sequence is MSVCQIAKTYHMLKRYQTQITIEYSGCCQRKTKSLKIPGRNMGTASEIVAKLKLNPHPEGGFYFETFRDTSIALPLCQLPPDYKVERPVSSSIYFLLPSGSVSRLHRIPMAETWHFYLGEPIMVVELGEDGKVKLTCLGPDLGADQQPQYTVPPNVWFGSFPTKDYSISSEGALLKAAPRDAETHYSLVGCTCAPAFQFQDFELAKRSDLLPLFPGYEALITLLTFPEEA